From one Variovorax sp. PBL-H6 genomic stretch:
- a CDS encoding HlyD family secretion protein — translation MDSNNTPDANVPAEAPASNGKRRRALTALAAAVLVAGAGWGAYEWLVASHYESTDNAYVQGNVIQITPQIGGTVMAIMADDTDLVKTGQPLVQLDPADARVALEQAEAALGQAVRQVRTLYANNGSLAAQVSLRQADIVKAQSDIARAQDDLKRRQALSGNGAVSKEELNHAETTLANAKSALAAAQAGVIAAREQLASNQSLTEGTSVEQHPSVLAAAAKVREAYLATQRVALPAPVEGYVARRTVQLGQRVAAGTPMMSIVPLNQLWVDANFKEVQLRNIRIDQPVKLIADVYGKKVEYTGHVAGLGVGTGAAFALLPAQNATGNWIKVVQRVPVRIALDAEQLKANPLRVGLSMDVEVDVRQRDGKMLADAPRAAAVAQTQVYSQLDEGADAEVQRVIAANLGRGAAVANTGAKPSVAGVPAAGPRSHVNPI, via the coding sequence ATGGACAGCAACAACACACCTGATGCGAACGTTCCGGCCGAGGCGCCGGCCTCCAACGGCAAGCGACGCCGCGCCCTGACCGCGCTGGCAGCCGCCGTGCTCGTGGCGGGCGCCGGCTGGGGCGCCTACGAATGGCTGGTCGCCAGCCACTACGAGTCGACCGACAACGCCTACGTGCAGGGGAACGTGATCCAGATCACGCCGCAGATCGGCGGCACCGTCATGGCCATCATGGCCGACGACACCGATCTGGTGAAGACCGGCCAGCCGCTGGTGCAGCTCGACCCGGCCGATGCCAGGGTCGCCCTCGAGCAGGCCGAGGCCGCGCTCGGGCAAGCGGTACGCCAGGTCCGCACGCTCTACGCCAACAACGGTTCGCTGGCAGCGCAGGTCTCGCTGCGCCAGGCTGACATCGTCAAGGCGCAGAGCGACATCGCTCGCGCGCAGGACGACCTGAAGCGCCGCCAGGCGCTCTCGGGCAACGGCGCGGTGTCGAAGGAAGAACTCAACCACGCCGAGACCACGCTCGCCAACGCGAAAAGCGCGCTGGCCGCAGCACAGGCCGGCGTGATCGCGGCCCGCGAGCAGTTGGCCAGCAACCAGTCGCTGACCGAAGGCACCAGCGTCGAGCAGCACCCCAGCGTGCTGGCCGCGGCCGCCAAGGTGCGCGAGGCCTATCTCGCGACCCAGCGCGTCGCGCTGCCTGCGCCGGTGGAAGGCTACGTCGCCAGGCGCACCGTGCAGCTCGGCCAGCGCGTCGCGGCCGGTACGCCCATGATGTCCATCGTGCCGCTCAACCAACTGTGGGTCGATGCCAACTTCAAGGAAGTCCAGCTTCGCAACATCCGCATCGACCAGCCCGTGAAGCTCATCGCCGACGTGTACGGCAAGAAGGTCGAGTACACCGGCCATGTCGCCGGGCTCGGCGTGGGCACCGGTGCCGCCTTTGCGCTGCTGCCGGCGCAGAACGCCACCGGCAACTGGATCAAGGTCGTGCAGCGCGTGCCGGTGCGCATCGCGCTCGACGCCGAGCAGCTCAAGGCCAACCCGCTGCGCGTGGGCCTGTCGATGGATGTCGAGGTCGACGTGCGGCAAAGGGACGGCAAGATGCTGGCCGACGCGCCGCGCGCTGCCGCCGTGGCCCAGACGCAGGTCTACAGCCAGCTCGACGAGGGCGCCGATGCCGAGGTGCAGCGCGTCATCGCGGCCAACCTGGGCCGGGGCGCGGCGGTCGCGAACACGGGCGCCAAGCCGTCCGTCGCTGGGGTACCGGCCGCCGGCCCGCGCTCGCACGTCAACCCGATCTGA
- a CDS encoding DHA2 family efflux MFS transporter permease subunit, with amino-acid sequence MATAATPAAPAAVHAPLEGSARVWGTIALSAATFMNVLDTSIANVSLPAISGDLGVSSTQGTWVITSFAVANAIAVPLTGWLTQRFGQVRLFMTSVLLFIISSWMCGLAPNMTMLIAFRALQGFVAGPMIPLSQTLLLSSYPKAKAGLAMAMWSITTLVAPVMGPLLGGWITDNISWPWIFYINIPVGLLAASITWGIYHKRESTTRRVPIDGIGLALLVLWVGSMQLMLDKGKELDWFHSPEVVAMAVVAVVGFAFFLAWELTDKHPVVDLSLFKRRNFWSGALATAVAYGLFFGNVVILPLWLQQFMGYTATQAGMIMAPVGLLAIVFSPIVGLTVGKIDPRRYATFSFLVFALVLWMRSNFNTQADFWTIMIPTVIQGVAMAFFFIPLVTITLSGLSPDRIAAASGLSNFARITAGAMGTSIATTLWENRAALHHAQLVESVNQGSAAANSAMAGLSASGFSAEQVLGQLNRMVDQQSFMLAANDVFFASAVLFLLLVPFVWLAKPTRGSGASDAAAGAH; translated from the coding sequence ATGGCGACTGCCGCAACGCCCGCCGCACCTGCCGCCGTTCATGCGCCGCTCGAGGGCTCGGCCCGCGTGTGGGGCACGATCGCGCTTTCTGCCGCGACCTTCATGAACGTGCTCGACACCTCGATCGCGAACGTATCGCTGCCGGCCATCTCGGGCGACCTGGGCGTGAGCTCCACGCAGGGCACCTGGGTCATCACCAGTTTTGCGGTCGCCAACGCGATCGCCGTGCCGCTCACCGGCTGGCTGACCCAGCGCTTCGGCCAGGTGCGCCTGTTCATGACCAGCGTGCTGCTGTTCATCATCAGCTCCTGGATGTGCGGGCTGGCGCCCAACATGACCATGCTGATCGCCTTCCGCGCGCTGCAGGGCTTCGTGGCCGGGCCGATGATCCCGCTGTCGCAGACGCTGCTGCTGTCGAGCTACCCGAAAGCCAAGGCTGGGCTGGCAATGGCCATGTGGTCGATCACCACGCTGGTCGCGCCGGTCATGGGGCCGCTGCTGGGCGGCTGGATCACCGACAACATTTCCTGGCCGTGGATCTTCTACATCAACATCCCCGTGGGCCTGCTTGCCGCCAGCATCACCTGGGGCATCTACCACAAGCGCGAGAGCACGACGCGCAGGGTGCCGATCGACGGCATCGGCCTGGCGCTGCTGGTGCTGTGGGTGGGCTCGATGCAACTCATGCTCGACAAGGGCAAGGAGCTCGACTGGTTCCATTCGCCCGAGGTCGTCGCCATGGCTGTGGTGGCGGTGGTCGGCTTTGCCTTCTTCCTCGCGTGGGAGCTGACGGACAAGCACCCGGTGGTCGACCTGTCGCTCTTCAAGCGGCGCAACTTCTGGTCCGGCGCGCTCGCCACCGCCGTGGCGTACGGCCTGTTCTTCGGCAACGTGGTGATCCTGCCGTTGTGGCTGCAGCAGTTCATGGGCTACACCGCCACGCAGGCCGGCATGATCATGGCGCCGGTGGGGCTGCTGGCGATCGTGTTCTCGCCGATCGTCGGTCTCACGGTGGGCAAGATCGACCCACGCCGCTACGCGACCTTCTCCTTCCTGGTGTTCGCGCTGGTGCTGTGGATGCGCTCGAACTTCAACACCCAGGCCGACTTCTGGACCATCATGATCCCGACGGTGATCCAGGGGGTCGCGATGGCCTTCTTCTTCATCCCGCTGGTGACGATCACGCTTTCGGGCCTGTCGCCTGATCGCATCGCGGCGGCCTCGGGCTTGTCGAACTTCGCGCGCATCACCGCGGGCGCCATGGGCACCTCGATCGCGACCACCTTGTGGGAGAACCGCGCTGCGCTGCACCATGCGCAGCTCGTCGAGTCGGTCAACCAGGGCAGTGCCGCTGCCAACAGCGCCATGGCAGGCCTGAGTGCCAGCGGTTTCTCCGCCGAGCAGGTGCTGGGCCAGCTCAACCGCATGGTGGACCAGCAGTCCTTCATGCTGGCGGCCAACGACGTGTTCTTCGCATCGGCGGTGCTGTTCCTGCTCCTCGTTCCCTTCGTGTGGCTGGCGAAGCCCACGCGCGGCAGCGGCGCGTCCGACGCCGCGGCAGGCGCGCACTGA
- a CDS encoding ABC transporter ATP-binding protein: MSDIILETRQLTKEFKGFTAVSKVDLKVVRGSIHALIGPNGAGKTTCFNLLTKFLEPTSGTILFNGQDITGERPAQIARRGIIRSFQISAVFPHLTLLENVRLGLQRALGTSYHFWKSEKTLEPLDVRARALLAEVGLEELADEETVNLPYGRKRALEIATTLAMEPELMLLDEPTQGMGHEDVHRVAELIKRVSAGRTILMVEHNMSVVSTIADTITVLQRGAVLAEGPYAEVSRNPQVMEAYMGTTDGQLQGAH; the protein is encoded by the coding sequence ATGAGCGACATCATTCTCGAGACACGCCAGCTCACCAAGGAATTCAAGGGCTTCACCGCCGTCAGCAAAGTCGATCTGAAGGTGGTGCGCGGCTCCATCCACGCCTTGATCGGCCCCAACGGCGCCGGCAAGACGACCTGCTTCAACCTGCTCACCAAGTTCCTCGAGCCCACCTCGGGAACCATCCTCTTCAACGGCCAGGACATCACGGGCGAGCGCCCCGCGCAAATCGCTCGGCGCGGCATCATCCGCTCCTTCCAGATCTCGGCCGTGTTCCCGCACCTCACCCTGCTCGAGAACGTGCGCCTGGGCCTGCAGCGCGCGCTCGGCACCTCCTACCATTTCTGGAAGAGCGAGAAGACGCTCGAGCCGCTCGATGTCCGTGCCCGCGCGCTGCTCGCCGAAGTCGGGCTCGAGGAACTGGCCGACGAAGAAACGGTGAACCTGCCCTATGGCCGCAAGCGCGCGCTCGAGATCGCGACGACGCTCGCGATGGAGCCCGAGCTGATGCTCCTCGACGAGCCCACGCAAGGCATGGGCCACGAGGACGTGCACCGCGTGGCCGAGCTGATCAAGCGCGTCTCGGCCGGACGCACCATCCTGATGGTGGAACACAACATGAGCGTGGTCTCGACCATCGCCGACACCATCACGGTGCTGCAGCGCGGCGCGGTTCTGGCCGAGGGGCCATACGCCGAAGTCTCGAGAAACCCGCAGGTGATGGAGGCCTACATGGGCACCACCGACGGCCAGCTGCAGGGAGCCCACTGA
- a CDS encoding ABC transporter ATP-binding protein produces MSVPALEIRNLQAWYGESHVLHGVDMVVQPGEVVTLLGRNGAGRTTTMRAILGLTGARKGSIKVNGAETIGMPTHRIAHHGIGYCPEERGIFASLSAEENLLLPPALKGADKGMSVEEIYAMFPNLAERRHSQGTRLSGGEQQMLAVARILRTGARLLLLDEISEGLAPVIVQALARMIHTLRGKGYTVVMVEQNFRFAAPLADRFYVMEHGRIVEKFGAAELDAKMPVLHELLGV; encoded by the coding sequence ATGAGCGTTCCTGCACTCGAGATCAGGAACCTGCAGGCCTGGTACGGCGAATCCCACGTGCTGCACGGCGTCGACATGGTGGTGCAGCCGGGCGAGGTCGTCACGCTGCTCGGCCGCAACGGGGCAGGGCGCACCACCACCATGCGCGCCATCCTGGGCCTGACGGGTGCACGCAAGGGCAGCATCAAGGTGAACGGCGCCGAGACCATCGGCATGCCCACGCACCGCATCGCGCACCACGGCATCGGCTACTGCCCGGAGGAGCGCGGCATCTTCGCCAGCCTGTCGGCCGAAGAAAACCTCCTGCTGCCGCCTGCGCTCAAGGGCGCGGACAAGGGCATGTCGGTGGAGGAGATCTACGCCATGTTCCCCAACCTGGCCGAGCGCCGCCACAGCCAGGGCACGCGCCTTTCCGGCGGCGAGCAGCAGATGCTGGCGGTCGCGCGCATCCTGCGCACCGGCGCGAGGCTGCTCCTGCTCGACGAGATCTCGGAGGGACTGGCCCCGGTGATCGTGCAGGCCCTGGCCCGCATGATCCACACCTTGCGCGGCAAGGGCTACACGGTCGTCATGGTGGAGCAGAACTTCCGCTTTGCCGCACCGCTGGCCGACCGCTTCTACGTGATGGAGCACGGCCGCATCGTCGAAAAATTCGGCGCAGCCGAGCTCGACGCCAAGATGCCGGTGCTGCACGAGTTGCTCGGCGTCTGA
- a CDS encoding ABC transporter substrate-binding protein, which translates to MKTAFTAIALAVGALVLASGAQAQEKVKIGFVTDMSSLYSDLEGKGGATAIEMAIADFGGKALGQPIELLTADHQNKADIAASKAREWIDTAGVTMIFGGTNSGTALATAKVAQEKKRVYFNNGAASSALTNEQCSPYTVHYAYDTVALAKGTGATVVEQGGKSWFFLTADYAFGHALEADTSRIVKEKGGTVVGAVRHPLNASDFSSFLLQAQNSKAQILGLANAGGDTINSIKAAREFGIGKTMKVAGLLVFLSDIHSLGLKNTEGLLHTTSWYWDLNDDTRKWAARYFEKNKRMPTDIQAADYSATTTYLKAVEAAKTTDSDKVMEQLKKMPISDFFGKGQIRADGRYVHDMYLVQVKAPSESKKEWDYLKVVKTLPGDQVFTTKAESKCALWK; encoded by the coding sequence ATGAAGACTGCATTCACCGCGATCGCGCTGGCCGTCGGCGCCCTGGTCCTGGCTTCCGGCGCGCAGGCGCAGGAGAAGGTCAAGATCGGCTTCGTCACCGACATGTCCAGCCTGTACTCCGACCTGGAGGGCAAGGGCGGCGCCACCGCCATCGAGATGGCCATTGCCGACTTCGGCGGCAAGGCGCTCGGCCAGCCCATCGAGCTGCTCACGGCCGACCACCAGAACAAGGCCGACATCGCGGCTTCCAAGGCGCGCGAGTGGATCGATACCGCCGGGGTCACCATGATCTTCGGCGGCACCAACTCCGGCACCGCGCTGGCCACGGCCAAGGTGGCGCAGGAGAAGAAGCGCGTCTACTTCAACAACGGCGCCGCGAGCTCGGCGCTCACCAACGAGCAGTGCAGCCCCTACACCGTGCACTACGCCTACGACACCGTCGCGCTCGCGAAGGGCACCGGCGCCACGGTGGTCGAGCAGGGCGGCAAGAGCTGGTTCTTCCTGACTGCCGACTACGCCTTCGGCCATGCGCTGGAAGCCGACACCAGCCGCATCGTGAAGGAGAAGGGCGGAACGGTGGTCGGCGCGGTGCGCCATCCGCTCAATGCGTCGGACTTCTCGTCCTTCCTGCTGCAGGCGCAGAACTCCAAGGCGCAGATCCTCGGCCTCGCGAATGCGGGCGGCGACACCATCAACTCGATCAAGGCGGCCCGGGAATTCGGCATCGGCAAGACGATGAAGGTGGCGGGCCTGCTGGTCTTCCTGAGCGACATCCACAGCCTGGGCCTGAAGAACACCGAGGGCCTGTTGCACACCACCAGCTGGTACTGGGACTTGAATGACGATACGCGCAAGTGGGCTGCCCGCTACTTCGAGAAGAACAAGCGCATGCCCACCGATATCCAGGCAGCCGACTACTCGGCCACCACGACCTACCTGAAGGCGGTCGAGGCCGCCAAGACCACCGATTCCGACAAGGTGATGGAGCAGCTCAAGAAGATGCCGATCAGCGACTTCTTCGGCAAGGGCCAGATCCGCGCTGACGGCCGCTATGTGCACGACATGTACCTGGTGCAGGTCAAGGCGCCGTCCGAATCGAAGAAGGAGTGGGACTACCTGAAGGTCGTCAAGACGCTGCCCGGCGACCAGGTCTTCACGACCAAGGCCGAGTCGAAATGCGCGCTCTGGAAGTGA
- a CDS encoding ABC transporter substrate-binding protein → MKNKFALSGVVLGLAMAAGAAQAQVKIGFITDMSSLYADVEGRNGATAIQMAIDDFGGKVNGQPIELLTADHQNKADIAASKAREWIDTAGLTMLFGGTNSGTGLAMAKVAQEKKRVFVVNGAGSSALTNEQCSPYTVHYAYDTVALAKGTGGAVVGQGGKSWFFLTADYAFGAALEADTAKVVKEKGGTVVGSVKHPLNASDFSSFLLQAQSSKAQILGLANAGGDTINAIKAAKEFGITKSMKMAGLLVFITDIHSLGLKNTEGLLLTTSWDWNIDDKTRAFGKKFFDKTKRMPTDIQAADYSATMTYLKAVQAAGTTDADKVMEQLKKTPVDDFYAKGRIREDGRFVHDMYLVQVKSPAESKQPWDYYKVVSKLPGDQVFTTKAESKCALWK, encoded by the coding sequence ATGAAGAACAAATTCGCACTGTCGGGCGTCGTCCTCGGCCTCGCCATGGCCGCGGGCGCTGCCCAGGCCCAGGTCAAGATCGGCTTCATCACCGACATGTCCAGCCTCTACGCCGATGTCGAGGGACGCAACGGCGCCACCGCGATCCAGATGGCCATCGACGACTTCGGCGGCAAGGTCAACGGCCAGCCCATCGAACTGCTCACGGCCGACCACCAGAACAAGGCCGACATTGCCGCCTCCAAGGCGCGCGAATGGATCGACACCGCAGGTCTCACGATGCTCTTCGGCGGCACCAATTCCGGCACTGGCCTCGCGATGGCGAAGGTGGCGCAGGAGAAGAAACGCGTCTTCGTCGTCAACGGCGCCGGCTCCTCTGCGCTCACCAACGAGCAGTGCAGCCCGTACACCGTGCACTATGCGTACGACACCGTGGCGCTCGCCAAGGGCACGGGCGGCGCGGTGGTGGGGCAGGGCGGCAAGAGCTGGTTCTTCCTGACCGCCGACTACGCCTTCGGCGCGGCGCTCGAGGCCGACACTGCCAAGGTGGTCAAGGAGAAGGGCGGCACGGTGGTCGGCAGCGTCAAGCATCCGCTCAATGCCTCCGACTTCTCGTCCTTCCTGCTGCAGGCGCAGAGCTCCAAGGCGCAGATCCTGGGCCTCGCGAACGCGGGCGGCGACACCATCAACGCCATCAAGGCGGCCAAGGAATTCGGCATCACCAAGTCGATGAAGATGGCGGGCCTGCTGGTCTTCATCACCGACATCCACAGCCTCGGCCTGAAGAACACCGAGGGCCTGCTGCTCACGACCAGCTGGGACTGGAACATCGACGACAAGACCCGCGCCTTCGGCAAGAAGTTCTTCGACAAGACCAAGCGCATGCCGACCGACATCCAGGCCGCCGACTATTCGGCCACCATGACGTACCTGAAGGCGGTGCAGGCCGCCGGCACGACCGATGCCGACAAGGTCATGGAGCAGCTCAAGAAGACGCCCGTCGACGACTTCTACGCCAAGGGCCGCATCCGCGAGGACGGGCGCTTCGTGCACGACATGTACCTGGTGCAGGTCAAGAGCCCGGCCGAGTCGAAGCAGCCGTGGGACTACTACAAGGTCGTGAGCAAGCTGCCCGGCGACCAGGTCTTCACCACGAAGGCCGAGAGCAAGTGCGCCCTCTGGAAGTAG
- a CDS encoding branched-chain amino acid ABC transporter permease has product MTISLPALLSQLLLGLVNGSFYAILSLGLAVIFGLLNVINFAHGALFMLGAVLTWMAMNYFGINYWVMLLVAPIVIGLFGIVIERLLLRWIYKLDHLYGLLLTLGLTLLIEGVFRSVYGVSGLPYDTPDALASATDLGFMILPNYRAWVVVASLVVCFATWFVIEKTRLGAYLRAGTENPRLVEAFGVNVPLMITLTYGFGVALAAFAGVLAAPVIQVSPLMGQNLIIVVFAVVVIGGMGSIMGAILTGLGLGVIEGFTRVFYPEGSSTVVFVIMVIVLLIRPAGLFGKEK; this is encoded by the coding sequence ATGACCATCTCCCTCCCAGCACTGCTGAGCCAGCTCCTCCTCGGACTGGTCAACGGATCGTTCTACGCGATCCTGAGCCTCGGGCTCGCGGTGATCTTCGGCCTGCTCAACGTCATCAACTTCGCGCACGGTGCGCTGTTCATGCTGGGCGCGGTGCTGACGTGGATGGCGATGAACTACTTCGGCATCAACTACTGGGTGATGCTGCTGGTGGCGCCGATCGTCATCGGCCTGTTCGGCATCGTCATCGAGCGGCTGCTGCTGCGCTGGATCTACAAGCTCGACCATCTCTACGGCCTCCTGCTCACGCTGGGGCTCACGCTGCTGATCGAGGGCGTGTTCCGTTCCGTGTACGGCGTCTCGGGCCTGCCCTACGACACGCCCGATGCGCTGGCCAGCGCCACCGACCTCGGCTTCATGATCCTGCCGAACTACCGCGCCTGGGTGGTCGTGGCCTCGCTGGTGGTCTGCTTCGCGACCTGGTTCGTGATCGAGAAGACGCGCCTCGGCGCCTACCTGCGCGCCGGCACCGAGAACCCGCGGCTCGTGGAGGCCTTCGGCGTCAATGTGCCGCTGATGATCACGCTGACCTACGGCTTCGGCGTCGCGCTTGCCGCCTTTGCGGGCGTGCTGGCCGCGCCGGTGATCCAGGTCTCGCCGCTGATGGGGCAGAACCTCATCATCGTGGTCTTCGCGGTGGTGGTGATCGGCGGCATGGGCTCGATCATGGGTGCCATCCTCACGGGCCTGGGCCTGGGCGTGATCGAGGGGTTCACCAGGGTCTTCTATCCCGAGGGCTCGTCCACCGTCGTCTTCGTGATCATGGTCATCGTGCTGCTGATCCGGCCGGCCGGCCTGTTCGGCAAAGAGAAGTGA
- a CDS encoding branched-chain amino acid ABC transporter permease: MKNNNISLVLYGLLLLALVAAPFLGAYPVFVMKLMCFALFASAFNLLLGYTGLLSFGHAAFLGGSAYVAGHAMKVWGLSPELGLIAGTLTGALLGWIFGLLAIRRQGIYFAMITLALAQMVFFVCLQAKFTGGEDGLQGVPRGKLFGLLDLQNDLVMYYVALAVVVAAFLLIVRTIHSPFGQVLKGIKENEPRALSLGYDVARFKLLAFVISAALSGLAGSLKTLVLGFATLSDVHWTASGQVILMTLVGGLGTLSGPLVGSAVVVLLENKIGEFGHLLARLTSVEWFGTLGESVTMVTGLIFVICVLAFRRGIMGEIIALVSRRR, translated from the coding sequence ATGAAGAACAACAACATCTCCCTCGTCCTCTACGGCCTGCTGCTGCTCGCGCTGGTCGCCGCGCCCTTCCTCGGCGCCTACCCGGTGTTCGTGATGAAGCTCATGTGCTTCGCGCTGTTCGCCTCGGCTTTCAACCTGCTGCTCGGCTACACGGGGCTGCTGTCCTTCGGGCACGCGGCGTTCCTCGGCGGCTCGGCCTATGTCGCCGGGCACGCGATGAAGGTCTGGGGCCTGTCGCCGGAGCTGGGCCTGATCGCCGGCACCCTCACCGGCGCGCTGCTGGGCTGGATCTTCGGGCTCCTGGCCATACGCCGCCAGGGCATCTACTTTGCGATGATCACGCTGGCGCTGGCGCAGATGGTCTTCTTCGTCTGCCTGCAGGCCAAGTTCACCGGCGGCGAGGACGGCCTGCAAGGCGTGCCCCGCGGCAAGCTCTTCGGCCTGCTCGACCTGCAGAACGACCTGGTCATGTACTACGTGGCGCTCGCAGTCGTCGTCGCGGCTTTCCTGCTGATCGTGCGCACCATCCATTCGCCCTTCGGCCAGGTGCTCAAGGGCATCAAGGAGAACGAGCCGCGCGCGCTCTCGCTGGGCTACGACGTGGCGCGATTCAAGTTGCTGGCCTTCGTGATCTCGGCCGCGCTGTCTGGGCTGGCTGGTTCGCTCAAGACCCTGGTGCTGGGCTTTGCGACGCTGTCCGACGTGCACTGGACCGCTTCTGGGCAAGTGATCCTGATGACGCTCGTAGGCGGCCTGGGGACCCTCTCCGGCCCGCTGGTCGGCTCGGCCGTGGTGGTGCTGCTCGAGAACAAGATCGGCGAGTTCGGCCACCTGCTCGCGAGGCTGACCTCGGTCGAATGGTTCGGCACGCTGGGCGAGTCGGTCACCATGGTGACGGGCCTGATCTTCGTGATCTGCGTGCTGGCCTTCCGTCGCGGAATCATGGGCGAGATCATCGCGCTGGTGTCGCGGCGGCGTTAG
- a CDS encoding SMP-30/gluconolactonase/LRE family protein, producing MWQPADRYPDPAIEILDPRFAKYRLMSAAVERLATGFRWAEGPVWFGDGRYLLWSDIPNNRVLRWDEETGAVSHFRKPSNFANGHTRDRQGRLLSCEHGTRRVTRTEYDGSITVILDRFEGKRLNSPNDIVVKSDGSIWFTDPPFGILGHYEGHAAEPELPTHVYRVDGQTGEAQVVCDDIERPNGLCFSPDESLLYVVESGSTPRRIRVFDLSEDGQGLKNGRVFVEADPQAAPDGFRCDIDGNLWAGWGTGDGRDGVMVFAPDATPIGRIALPERCANVCFGGPARNRLFMAASQSLYALYVNTQGARGG from the coding sequence ATGTGGCAACCTGCTGACCGCTACCCGGACCCCGCCATCGAGATCCTCGATCCGCGCTTCGCGAAGTACCGCTTGATGAGCGCCGCGGTGGAGCGCCTGGCCACTGGTTTTCGTTGGGCCGAGGGCCCGGTGTGGTTCGGCGACGGCCGCTACCTGCTGTGGAGCGACATTCCAAACAACCGCGTGCTGCGCTGGGACGAGGAAACCGGTGCCGTCAGCCACTTCCGAAAGCCTTCGAACTTCGCCAACGGCCACACGCGCGACCGGCAAGGCCGCCTGCTCAGCTGCGAGCACGGCACGCGGCGCGTGACGCGCACCGAGTACGACGGCAGCATCACGGTGATCCTGGACCGCTTCGAGGGCAAGCGCCTCAACTCGCCGAACGACATCGTCGTCAAGTCCGACGGATCGATCTGGTTCACCGATCCGCCCTTCGGCATCCTCGGCCATTACGAAGGCCACGCGGCCGAGCCCGAGCTGCCGACCCACGTCTACCGTGTCGATGGGCAGACCGGCGAGGCCCAGGTGGTCTGCGATGACATCGAGCGTCCCAACGGCCTATGCTTCTCGCCCGACGAGAGCCTGCTCTACGTGGTCGAGTCGGGCAGCACGCCGCGCCGTATCCGCGTGTTCGACCTGAGCGAGGACGGGCAGGGCCTGAAGAACGGCCGCGTGTTCGTCGAGGCCGATCCGCAAGCTGCGCCCGACGGTTTCCGCTGCGACATCGACGGCAACCTTTGGGCCGGCTGGGGCACCGGCGACGGCCGCGATGGGGTGATGGTGTTCGCGCCCGACGCCACGCCCATCGGCCGCATCGCGCTGCCGGAGCGATGCGCCAATGTCTGCTTCGGCGGACCGGCGCGCAACCGGCTCTTCATGGCGGCGAGCCAGTCGCTCTACGCGCTCTACGTCAACACGCAGGGCGCGCGCGGCGGCTGA
- a CDS encoding RNA recognition motif domain-containing protein, with translation MSTKIYVGNLPYSVTDSSLESNFAEFGGVSSAKVMMDRETGRSKGFGFVEMASAEVAQAAITGLNGMSVDGRSIVVNLARPREEGGGSRGYSATGYSAAKRSDIGYGNGGYGGGRY, from the coding sequence ATGAGCACCAAAATCTACGTGGGCAACTTGCCCTATTCCGTGACCGATTCCAGCCTGGAAAGCAACTTTGCCGAGTTCGGCGGCGTCTCTTCGGCCAAGGTCATGATGGACCGTGAAACCGGGCGCTCCAAGGGCTTCGGCTTTGTGGAAATGGCTTCTGCCGAAGTCGCCCAAGCCGCCATCACCGGTCTGAACGGCATGTCCGTCGATGGCCGCTCGATCGTGGTGAACCTGGCCCGCCCCCGCGAAGAGGGTGGCGGCTCGCGTGGCTACAGCGCGACGGGTTACAGCGCGGCCAAACGCTCAGACATCGGCTATGGAAATGGTGGCTACGGCGGTGGTCGTTACTGA